One Paenisporosarcina sp. FSL H8-0542 genomic region harbors:
- a CDS encoding LCP family protein, translated as MLGHKLITIVSFLFLVTGFAIYHVYSTVESTVEQMHEPLKFPESTFRSTPILIEEKPPLSFLLLGVDERENDRGRADTMIVVTVNPTDNTTKIISIPRDTYTTLIGLNKEDKINHSYAFGGVEMVKATVENLMQIPIDYTVSINMEGFIGLVDAVEGVDVENNLTFEVDDFKYQLGPIHLQGEQALAFVRMRYDDPNGDFGRQERQKIVLNAIFNKLKSFNSVWKYKELLAVAGDNVHTNLTFDEMKKIFKDYKEAFSHLESLSLQEGHGQISDGVWYYVLDTHELEKIQLQLQTHLELKD; from the coding sequence ATGTTGGGTCATAAGCTTATCACGATCGTTAGTTTCTTATTTCTGGTTACAGGATTTGCAATTTATCATGTCTATTCAACTGTTGAATCCACAGTTGAACAAATGCACGAACCCTTAAAATTTCCTGAGTCTACTTTCCGATCTACGCCTATACTAATTGAAGAGAAGCCCCCACTTTCTTTTCTGTTATTGGGAGTGGATGAGAGAGAAAACGACAGAGGACGAGCGGATACAATGATTGTAGTCACCGTAAATCCAACTGATAATACGACGAAAATCATTAGCATCCCTCGAGATACCTATACAACATTGATCGGATTGAACAAAGAAGATAAAATTAATCACTCCTATGCTTTTGGTGGTGTAGAAATGGTCAAAGCTACCGTTGAAAATTTAATGCAGATTCCTATAGATTATACAGTTTCGATTAATATGGAAGGATTTATCGGTTTAGTTGATGCCGTTGAAGGTGTAGACGTAGAAAACAATTTAACTTTTGAAGTGGATGATTTTAAGTATCAACTTGGTCCCATTCATTTACAAGGTGAACAAGCATTGGCATTCGTTCGAATGAGGTATGATGACCCAAATGGGGATTTCGGAAGACAAGAACGTCAAAAAATAGTACTTAATGCTATTTTCAACAAACTGAAATCTTTCAATAGTGTGTGGAAATATAAAGAATTGTTAGCTGTTGCAGGCGACAATGTGCACACGAATTTAACGTTTGATGAAATGAAGAAAATTTTTAAAGATTATAAAGAGGCTTTTAGTCATCTAGAATCACTTTCTTTACAAGAAGGACATGGGCAAATTTCGGATGGTGTCTGGTATTACGTGTTAGATACACATGAACTTGAAAAGATACAGCTACAATTGCAGACACATTTAGAATTGAAAGATTGA
- a CDS encoding SEC-C metal-binding domain-containing protein, which yields MVGRNDPCPCGSGKKFKKCCERNQEPSIEAVRSEELDRMLQSFYDEYPERKDFPALLSVIKEWKSKLEKYLLEEMIEAIAIDEFFFHHKPEIWLKYVEKQQKKAVRPSVINVLEHWKTPSVLLGEVVEVAQEFMKVKNILTNETLYLKRESEKPVPVGVHVFCFMLPDISLKDNHFLAVSSLIFLPTDHRDVINTYAQTNAVSTKEEAANFLQTHLIDFWELLGANGYAGGEFTDFEAGILLEVMDRLEKQNRNPKQLLNIIEDYLVTNQPNARKEAAVAAGAIRFGQEHQLFEGPYWSVKEIAEWYGVSTHSLNKYYKDINEFYSVTLAN from the coding sequence ATGGTAGGACGTAATGATCCGTGTCCATGTGGAAGCGGGAAAAAATTTAAAAAATGTTGTGAACGCAATCAGGAGCCATCAATTGAAGCTGTTCGTTCGGAAGAGTTGGATAGAATGCTCCAATCATTTTATGACGAGTATCCCGAACGCAAGGATTTTCCAGCATTGCTAAGTGTAATTAAGGAATGGAAATCGAAGCTAGAGAAGTATTTGCTTGAAGAAATGATAGAAGCTATTGCAATCGATGAATTCTTCTTCCATCATAAACCAGAAATCTGGTTGAAATATGTTGAAAAGCAACAAAAGAAAGCGGTGCGACCATCTGTTATCAATGTTCTGGAGCATTGGAAAACGCCTTCCGTACTTTTGGGAGAAGTCGTAGAAGTAGCACAAGAGTTTATGAAAGTAAAAAATATCCTTACGAATGAAACACTTTATTTAAAACGTGAAAGTGAAAAGCCTGTTCCTGTTGGCGTGCATGTTTTCTGCTTCATGCTGCCGGATATCAGTTTAAAAGACAATCACTTCTTGGCGGTTTCAAGCTTAATATTCCTCCCAACTGACCATCGGGATGTTATCAATACCTACGCACAAACAAATGCTGTCAGTACAAAGGAAGAGGCAGCCAACTTCTTGCAAACACACCTCATCGATTTTTGGGAACTATTAGGGGCAAACGGTTACGCTGGCGGCGAATTTACCGATTTTGAAGCTGGTATCCTACTTGAAGTAATGGATCGACTCGAGAAACAAAATCGTAATCCTAAGCAATTGTTGAATATCATCGAAGATTATTTGGTAACTAATCAACCGAATGCCAGAAAAGAAGCGGCCGTAGCTGCAGGTGCCATTCGATTTGGGCAAGAGCATCAATTGTTTGAAGGACCATATTGGAGCGTTAAAGAAATAGCTGAGTGGTATGGAGTATCAACTCATTCATTAAATAAATATTATAAAGATATTAATGAATTTTATTCAGTAACGTTAGCTAATTAA
- a CDS encoding YqcI/YcgG family protein gives MIRKELALLTKEDFSTRSDLPQWLLDEYQTFHNTVTDKTFPCYFGMSGELKGELRYGYITQDDWSNLPKTLEGFLDLFNNPKHKRHGLFVFVEPFEVEGKLEQYRKQFWDILQYLHEVDPVEWPEDAPRNPAHHLWDFRFHGEPIFVFGNAPAYKQRKTRHLGNSMVLGFQPRKIFQGLEGTEKGGIMSREKVRERVEAWDHLPTHPDISHFGDPEHNEWKQFFIGDDIEPIKGKCPFNHKAMKTVES, from the coding sequence ATGATAAGAAAGGAACTGGCTTTATTGACAAAAGAGGATTTTTCTACACGATCGGATCTACCACAATGGTTACTCGATGAATATCAAACTTTTCATAATACAGTTACGGATAAAACTTTTCCCTGTTATTTCGGGATGAGTGGAGAGTTAAAAGGCGAATTGCGTTATGGCTATATCACACAGGACGATTGGTCAAATCTACCCAAAACGTTGGAAGGTTTCTTGGACTTGTTTAATAACCCTAAACATAAGCGTCATGGCTTATTTGTTTTTGTTGAACCATTTGAAGTCGAAGGCAAATTAGAGCAATACCGCAAACAATTTTGGGACATTCTTCAGTATTTACACGAAGTCGACCCAGTGGAATGGCCTGAAGATGCACCACGGAATCCAGCCCACCATTTATGGGATTTCCGTTTTCATGGGGAACCTATTTTTGTTTTTGGTAATGCTCCAGCTTACAAACAAAGAAAAACACGACATTTAGGTAACTCCATGGTGCTCGGTTTCCAGCCACGAAAAATATTCCAAGGGTTAGAAGGTACTGAAAAAGGTGGCATCATGTCCCGCGAAAAAGTACGCGAACGCGTAGAGGCATGGGACCACCTGCCAACGCATCCGGATATCAGCCATTTCGGTGATCCAGAGCATAATGAATGGAAACAATTCTTTATCGGAGACGACATTGAACCCATTAAAGGGAAATGTCCATTTAATCATAAAGCAATGAAAACCGTTGAAAGTTAA
- a CDS encoding dimethylarginine dimethylaminohydrolase family protein, whose protein sequence is MSIESTDSIQTSCQSEYDTLRKVIVCEPQFMSIDEIINDVQKKYKDENINIERALNQHHDFVEKMRAEGVDVITLPANASYPEQVFTRDIGFTLGNQTFVSEMASSIRQGEETVLEKWLNTHHVPFQKLSQNHIEGGDVIIDDRTIYIGLSHRTCNSAIEQLRSDLPNYEIVAIPFDPKYLHLDCVFNILSPTDALIFPQALDAETVSFLTNRYHLIEVSKEEQFTMGTNVLSIGHKRVFSLPINAQVNNKMRRQGYKVIEVDFSEIIKSGGSFRCCTMPIARG, encoded by the coding sequence ATGAGCATTGAAAGTACCGATTCTATTCAAACGAGTTGCCAAAGTGAATATGACACTTTGCGAAAAGTTATTGTTTGTGAACCCCAATTTATGTCGATTGATGAAATTATCAACGATGTTCAAAAAAAATATAAAGATGAAAACATCAATATTGAACGTGCTTTGAATCAACATCATGATTTTGTTGAGAAAATGCGTGCAGAAGGCGTCGACGTCATTACACTGCCTGCTAATGCCTCTTATCCTGAACAAGTTTTTACACGGGATATAGGATTCACTCTTGGCAATCAGACCTTTGTATCTGAAATGGCAAGCAGTATCCGACAAGGAGAAGAAACCGTTCTAGAGAAGTGGTTAAACACACATCATGTACCTTTCCAAAAATTATCTCAAAACCATATTGAAGGTGGAGATGTCATTATTGACGATAGGACAATCTATATAGGGCTTAGTCATCGTACATGTAATTCAGCAATTGAACAGCTTCGCTCCGATTTGCCGAATTATGAAATAGTTGCGATTCCATTTGACCCTAAATATTTACACTTGGATTGTGTATTCAATATACTTTCCCCCACCGATGCATTAATATTCCCACAAGCACTAGACGCGGAAACTGTATCATTTTTAACAAACCGCTATCACTTAATTGAAGTAAGTAAGGAAGAACAATTTACGATGGGTACGAATGTGTTATCCATTGGACATAAAAGAGTTTTCAGTTTGCCTATCAACGCCCAAGTAAACAACAAAATGCGGAGGCAAGGCTATAAAGTGATTGAAGTGGACTTTTCAGAAATCATCAAATCTGGGGGATCTTTCAGATGTTGTACTATGCCAATTGCACGAGGATAA
- a CDS encoding ABC transporter ATP-binding protein translates to MLSIQKIHHSYDKEQPIFNDINLEIKRGEFVAIAGPNGSGKTTLIKLVCNLLKLQKGSITFNGTSHTSLSVQSKIVYLPSDDYIPEFLTGREYIMLMSKLYKKNIDEQNLQVISSHLSMNKKLSEMVESYSHGMKKKLQLINALLLNPPLMIIDETLNGIDVEAKEIIKILLNEYTKNGGTIIICSHDLELMQEISNRVILFYKGEVYLDDLVSNLTRSLSDSFKELMNLEEVKNEIRTSFQFSTSD, encoded by the coding sequence ATGCTATCTATTCAAAAAATTCACCATTCTTATGATAAAGAACAGCCAATTTTTAATGATATCAATTTGGAAATTAAGAGAGGAGAATTTGTAGCAATTGCTGGACCCAATGGATCAGGAAAAACCACTTTAATTAAACTGGTATGCAATTTACTGAAGCTACAAAAGGGTTCCATCACTTTCAATGGAACATCTCATACTTCTTTGTCTGTACAGAGTAAAATTGTCTATTTACCTAGTGACGATTATATTCCTGAATTTTTAACAGGTCGAGAGTATATTATGTTAATGTCCAAGTTATATAAAAAGAACATAGACGAACAAAATTTACAAGTAATTTCATCTCACTTAAGCATGAATAAGAAACTTTCGGAGATGGTGGAATCCTATTCCCATGGAATGAAAAAAAAGCTTCAATTAATAAATGCTCTTTTATTAAATCCTCCATTAATGATTATAGATGAAACCTTAAATGGCATTGATGTTGAGGCGAAAGAAATTATAAAAATATTACTCAATGAGTATACGAAAAATGGTGGCACCATTATAATTTGTTCACATGATTTAGAGTTGATGCAGGAGATAAGTAATAGGGTGATTCTTTTTTATAAAGGGGAAGTATATCTGGACGATCTCGTAAGCAATCTTACACGATCACTCTCAGATTCATTTAAAGAGTTGATGAATTTAGAGGAGGTGAAAAATGAGATCCGCACAAGTTTTCAATTTAGTACATCTGATTAG
- the pcp gene encoding pyroglutamyl-peptidase I, whose amino-acid sequence MKKTLLLTGFEPFLKFTVNPTMKIVEELNGQTIGDYQIIGKTMTVDFKSSGDQLVALIEELQPDAVISLGLAGGRSKITPERIAINVKDGAADNEGHTPVDELIHPEGPAAYFSTLPIRGMVEKLNESGFPASISNTAGTYLCNNVMYEGLHTIHTTNLNIPSGFIHIPASHELAIQHGNIPSWSHKDLKKAISICITVLSEKSIKSKQTP is encoded by the coding sequence ATGAAGAAAACTTTGTTACTGACAGGTTTTGAACCCTTTTTAAAGTTCACGGTAAATCCAACTATGAAAATAGTGGAGGAATTAAACGGACAAACGATTGGAGATTATCAAATTATAGGGAAAACGATGACGGTTGATTTTAAGTCATCAGGGGACCAATTAGTCGCATTGATAGAAGAGTTACAGCCGGATGCAGTCATTTCATTGGGATTGGCAGGAGGTCGCTCAAAAATAACACCAGAACGCATCGCGATCAATGTGAAAGATGGTGCTGCAGATAACGAAGGACATACACCTGTGGACGAACTTATTCATCCTGAAGGTCCAGCAGCCTACTTTTCTACGTTACCGATTCGAGGGATGGTAGAAAAATTAAACGAATCCGGATTTCCTGCATCCATTTCAAATACTGCGGGTACATATTTGTGCAATAACGTGATGTACGAAGGACTACATACAATTCATACAACCAACTTAAATATCCCATCCGGATTTATTCATATACCAGCTTCCCATGAATTAGCCATCCAACATGGAAACATCCCAAGCTGGTCGCACAAAGATTTGAAAAAGGCGATATCGATTTGCATTACAGTGCTATCCGAGAAATCTATTAAATCAAAACAAACACCATAG
- a CDS encoding 5'-nucleotidase C-terminal domain-containing protein has product MSIHVKRYQKFVATAATAALVASTLPIAASAAYSDVPSTLKAAVNYVTTESISQGYSESTFGTNDSLKRGDAAIMIAKAIGLNVATAPKSTFTDLNVRVEGSVNALFAAGIINGKTKTSFDPDAKITRGEMAKVLAIAYKLDGTGVNNTFTDVNNRWDSYVNALLKAGLTEGKTDTTFGSNLAVTRGEMAMFLYRGKDMNQTTDKVAPTFTYTGATSINVAHNGQFAVPVVTATDNKDASVPVKTTIRNSEGAEISTINTANSGTYTITYSAEDKAGNKATNLVLTVTVAAPVVVTPPITPGNPNPFTLSLMHTNDTHANLDNVAKRITAIKEVRAAKPNALLLDAGDVFSGTLYFNKFQGKADLDFMNLAKYDMMTLGNHEFDLGSTPEGHKALADFIKDAEFPIVSSNVDFSADANLKDLKNSGVGINPTGGKMYNTVIKNVNGERIGFFGLTTEETAEISSAKDVKFKNYITSANSAVDELTRQGVNKIIAITHLGYDDNPAFDNDLLLAKYVDGIDVIVGGHSHTKLDAPVQVNLDEYGVAKSPTIIVQAYQYSEFLGTLDVTFDKNGIVTGKTGGLITISSKTEDAEAKALLQPYADQIATIKLEETGATAVSALDNPRSSDTGPSVRSNETKLGNLIADGMLWKAKQFNPNVVISMQNGGGIRAPINSGPITVGEVLTTLPFGNTLATMNLSGTEIKTALEHSVSQSPKESGGFLHISGMKFTYDSTLAVGSRVTSMKVENTDGSFSDIVPASNYVIATNAFTAKGGDGYTVFKNAYEAGRVTDLGAADWENLRDYVKNLGTVDPQIEGRIVNTASVVIPGPFTLSLMHTNDTHARLDNAAKRLTAIKEVRAAKPDALLLDAGDVFSGTLYFNKFQGQADLAFMNLAQYDFMTLGNHEFDLGSSPDGHQALANFIKDAEFPIVSSNVDFSADANLKDLFNDSTGIDPVGGKMYNTIIKNINGQRVGFFGLTTEETVQISSANDVTFKNYITSANEAVEELESQGVNKIVAITHLGFDDNPAFDNDQLLAKHVDGIDVIVGGHSHTQLKAPVEVAVDENGVAKDLTIIVQAYQYGDFLGTLDVTFDKSGIITAHNGQLIATAGKAEDAQAKELLQPYADEVATIKNEPTGATALEELANPRLGPTSMESVRANETKLGNLITDGMLDKAKEYNSKVVIAMQNGGGIRNPIDAGPITVGEVLTTLPFGNTLATMTLSGAEIKMALEQSVSLAPGENGGFLHISGMKFTYDSRLAAGNRVTSMKVKNTDGSFSDINLTSDYVIATNAFTAKGGDGFTIFKNAYDQGRVTDLGLSDWENLRDYVQKLGTVNPQIEERILDDAKAPVEPTGPFEVTPEEFSGSAETPKTFIGDVIVTMENAQLLQHATITGDLVLKGTSSTNLSFLNIQVEGNMDLSGLDLNNVSLDGIQVDGDIIF; this is encoded by the coding sequence ATGTCTATTCATGTTAAAAGGTATCAAAAGTTCGTTGCTACAGCAGCCACAGCAGCTTTAGTCGCATCTACACTTCCGATTGCCGCTTCTGCAGCATACAGTGACGTACCAAGTACACTTAAAGCAGCAGTCAATTACGTAACAACCGAAAGTATCTCACAAGGGTATAGCGAATCAACATTTGGAACAAACGATTCATTAAAACGTGGAGATGCGGCAATCATGATTGCTAAAGCAATCGGTCTTAATGTGGCCACCGCACCAAAATCTACTTTCACAGATTTAAATGTACGAGTTGAAGGTTCAGTTAACGCTCTATTTGCAGCTGGAATAATTAATGGAAAAACGAAAACATCTTTCGATCCAGATGCTAAAATCACTCGTGGCGAAATGGCTAAAGTTTTAGCAATTGCATACAAGTTAGATGGCACGGGGGTTAACAACACATTTACAGATGTAAATAATCGCTGGGATTCATATGTAAACGCACTATTAAAAGCTGGTTTGACTGAAGGGAAAACAGACACTACATTTGGTTCAAACTTAGCGGTGACTCGTGGCGAAATGGCTATGTTCCTATATCGTGGTAAAGACATGAACCAAACAACTGACAAAGTAGCACCTACTTTCACTTACACAGGAGCTACTTCTATAAATGTTGCACACAATGGCCAATTTGCTGTTCCAGTTGTTACAGCTACTGATAACAAAGATGCTAGCGTTCCCGTTAAAACAACAATTCGTAACAGTGAAGGTGCTGAAATCAGCACGATTAACACAGCTAACTCAGGTACGTACACGATAACATATAGTGCGGAAGATAAAGCTGGAAACAAAGCAACTAACTTAGTGTTAACAGTTACTGTTGCGGCACCAGTAGTGGTTACACCACCAATAACACCCGGTAATCCAAATCCTTTCACACTATCACTAATGCATACAAACGATACACATGCAAATTTGGATAATGTGGCAAAACGCATCACGGCAATAAAAGAAGTGCGCGCTGCGAAGCCAAACGCTCTATTACTTGATGCTGGGGATGTTTTCTCGGGAACTTTATATTTCAATAAGTTCCAGGGAAAAGCAGACTTAGATTTCATGAATTTAGCTAAATACGACATGATGACATTAGGTAACCATGAGTTCGATCTTGGTTCTACTCCAGAAGGTCACAAAGCGCTTGCTGATTTCATCAAAGATGCTGAATTCCCAATTGTCAGCAGTAACGTTGATTTCTCAGCAGATGCTAACTTAAAAGATTTAAAAAATAGCGGCGTTGGAATTAATCCTACAGGCGGCAAAATGTATAACACAGTTATTAAAAATGTAAATGGAGAACGTATTGGATTCTTCGGATTAACAACAGAAGAAACGGCTGAAATTTCAAGTGCAAAAGATGTGAAATTTAAAAATTACATTACATCTGCAAACTCAGCTGTAGATGAGTTGACACGTCAAGGTGTAAACAAAATCATCGCAATCACTCACCTTGGCTATGATGACAATCCTGCATTCGACAATGATCTACTTCTTGCGAAATATGTTGATGGAATTGACGTAATCGTAGGCGGTCACAGCCATACAAAATTGGATGCACCAGTTCAAGTAAACTTGGATGAATATGGTGTAGCGAAGAGCCCGACAATTATCGTACAAGCCTACCAATACAGTGAATTCCTTGGAACACTGGATGTAACGTTTGACAAAAACGGAATTGTAACAGGTAAAACAGGTGGATTAATCACGATCTCTTCAAAAACTGAAGATGCTGAAGCGAAAGCTTTGCTGCAACCTTATGCTGATCAAATCGCAACAATTAAACTCGAAGAAACTGGAGCTACAGCTGTTTCAGCTTTAGACAACCCACGATCAAGTGATACCGGTCCAAGTGTTCGTTCAAACGAAACTAAATTAGGTAACTTGATTGCAGACGGTATGCTTTGGAAAGCAAAACAATTCAATCCAAACGTGGTCATATCAATGCAAAATGGTGGCGGTATTCGCGCTCCTATCAACTCTGGTCCAATTACAGTCGGTGAAGTATTAACAACTTTGCCATTCGGTAACACATTGGCAACAATGAACCTTTCTGGTACTGAAATCAAAACAGCTTTAGAGCACAGTGTTAGCCAATCACCGAAAGAAAGCGGTGGATTCTTGCATATTTCTGGTATGAAATTTACTTACGACAGCACACTTGCAGTCGGTAGCCGTGTTACTTCAATGAAAGTTGAAAATACTGACGGTTCATTCTCAGATATTGTTCCAGCAAGCAACTATGTAATCGCGACAAACGCATTTACAGCTAAAGGCGGAGACGGCTACACAGTTTTCAAGAATGCATATGAAGCAGGCCGCGTAACCGACCTTGGCGCTGCTGACTGGGAGAACCTTCGTGACTACGTTAAAAACTTAGGCACAGTCGACCCTCAAATTGAAGGTCGTATCGTAAACACAGCATCAGTAGTTATTCCAGGTCCTTTTACGTTGTCATTGATGCACACCAATGATACTCACGCTCGTTTAGACAATGCTGCAAAACGCTTAACCGCCATTAAAGAAGTTCGTGCAGCAAAACCTGATGCATTGTTACTTGACGCTGGGGATGTCTTCTCTGGAACATTATATTTCAACAAGTTCCAGGGACAAGCGGACCTTGCTTTTATGAATTTGGCCCAATATGATTTCATGACTCTTGGAAATCACGAATTCGATCTTGGCTCATCACCTGATGGCCATCAAGCACTGGCTAATTTTATTAAAGACGCAGAATTCCCGATTGTCTCAAGTAACGTGGACTTTTCGGCAGATGCAAACTTAAAAGATTTGTTCAACGATTCGACTGGTATTGATCCGGTCGGCGGTAAAATGTACAACACGATTATTAAGAATATTAATGGTCAGCGAGTTGGATTCTTTGGTTTGACAACGGAAGAAACAGTTCAAATTTCAAGTGCCAATGATGTGACGTTCAAAAATTACATCACTTCTGCAAATGAAGCAGTAGAAGAACTGGAAAGCCAAGGCGTAAACAAAATCGTGGCAATTACCCACTTAGGTTTTGATGATAATCCTGCCTTCGATAACGATCAATTATTAGCGAAGCATGTAGATGGCATTGATGTAATAGTCGGTGGCCATAGTCATACACAATTAAAAGCTCCTGTCGAAGTGGCAGTAGACGAAAATGGTGTGGCAAAGGACTTAACAATCATCGTACAAGCCTACCAATATGGTGACTTCTTAGGCACGCTGGATGTGACTTTTGATAAATCAGGTATCATTACTGCGCACAATGGACAATTGATCGCAACTGCTGGCAAAGCGGAAGATGCGCAAGCAAAAGAATTGCTTCAACCTTACGCTGATGAAGTTGCCACAATTAAAAATGAACCGACAGGCGCTACTGCACTTGAAGAACTAGCGAACCCACGCCTTGGACCTACTAGTATGGAGAGTGTCCGGGCAAATGAAACAAAACTTGGAAATCTAATCACTGACGGCATGCTTGATAAAGCGAAAGAATATAACTCCAAAGTTGTGATTGCAATGCAAAACGGCGGAGGAATTCGAAATCCAATAGACGCAGGACCAATCACAGTTGGCGAAGTGTTGACTACCCTTCCATTCGGTAATACGCTTGCAACCATGACACTGTCAGGTGCGGAAATCAAAATGGCACTTGAACAAAGCGTCAGTCTAGCACCAGGCGAAAACGGTGGATTCTTGCATATTTCTGGTATGAAATTTACTTACGACAGCCGCCTAGCAGCTGGAAATCGTGTTACTTCGATGAAAGTCAAAAACACAGATGGCTCTTTCTCGGATATCAATTTAACATCTGATTATGTAATTGCGACGAACGCATTCACTGCAAAAGGTGGAGACGGCTTTACAATTTTCAAAAATGCTTACGACCAAGGTCGTGTTACAGATTTAGGTTTATCAGATTGGGAAAATTTACGAGACTATGTTCAAAAATTAGGTACTGTAAATCCACAAATTGAAGAACGTATTTTGGACGATGCTAAAGCTCCTGTTGAACCGACTGGACCATTTGAAGTTACTCCGGAAGAATTTTCTGGATCTGCTGAGACACCAAAAACATTTATTGGCGATGTTATTGTAACCATGGAAAACGCTCAATTACTTCAACATGCAACAATTACAGGCGACCTGGTGCTCAAAGGAACTTCTTCAACTAACTTGTCATTCTTGAACATTCAAGTTGAAGGCAATATGGACCTTTCTGGACTAGATTTAAACAATGTTAGCCTTGATGGCATTCAAGTGGATGGCGACATCATTTTCTAA